From the genome of Pelomonas sp. SE-A7, one region includes:
- a CDS encoding DUF962 domain-containing protein: protein MSSSTSPDAVKQMASFAEFYPFYLGEHQNRICRRLHFVGSSLGLLCLAYALYSGQPGWVLLGLLCGYAFAWIGHFGFEKNKPASFKRPLYSFMGDWVMYKDIWTGKIPF, encoded by the coding sequence ATGAGCAGCAGTACCAGCCCCGATGCCGTCAAGCAGATGGCCAGCTTCGCCGAGTTCTATCCCTTCTACCTCGGTGAGCACCAGAACCGCATTTGCCGGCGCCTGCATTTCGTCGGCTCCTCGCTGGGCCTGCTGTGCCTGGCCTATGCGCTGTACAGCGGCCAGCCCGGCTGGGTGCTGCTGGGCCTGCTGTGCGGCTATGCCTTCGCCTGGATAGGCCATTTCGGCTTCGAGAAGAACAAGCCGGCCTCGTTCAAGCGTCCGCTGTACAGCTTCATGGGCGACTGGGTCATGTACAAGGACATCTGGACCGGCAAGATTCCTTTCTGA
- a CDS encoding alpha/beta hydrolase: MKLQINGRTAYAYTGGKPFDPSLPCVVLIHGALNDHSVWTLLARSLAHHGHSVLAVDLPGHGRSEGLPVSSIGEAADWIWALLDAAGAKQAALAGHSMGSLIALEAAARQPERATRLLMLGTAYPMKVSEALLNTAKEQPLKAIDMVNAFSFGGIASKPSYPGPGAWLQGGEIQLKRRVQARQKALNLFEHDFRLCDSYAGGLQAAAQVRCPTTFILGSQDQMTSPRQAAELAGALNARIVTLSAGHSLMAEAPDPVWNAVRQALN; encoded by the coding sequence ATGAAGCTACAAATCAACGGCCGGACGGCCTATGCCTACACCGGCGGCAAGCCATTCGACCCCAGCCTGCCCTGCGTGGTGCTGATTCACGGCGCGCTGAACGACCACAGCGTCTGGACCCTGCTGGCCCGCTCGCTTGCCCATCATGGCCACAGCGTGCTGGCCGTGGACCTGCCCGGCCATGGCCGCAGCGAAGGCTTGCCGGTGAGCAGCATCGGCGAGGCGGCCGACTGGATCTGGGCCTTGCTGGATGCCGCCGGCGCCAAGCAGGCGGCCCTGGCCGGCCACAGCATGGGCTCGCTGATCGCGCTGGAAGCCGCGGCCCGCCAGCCGGAACGCGCCACGCGCTTGCTGATGCTGGGCACGGCCTATCCGATGAAGGTCTCCGAGGCCTTGCTGAACACGGCGAAGGAACAGCCCCTGAAGGCCATAGACATGGTCAACGCCTTCTCCTTCGGCGGCATCGCCAGCAAGCCCTCCTACCCGGGCCCCGGGGCCTGGCTGCAAGGCGGCGAGATCCAGCTCAAGCGGCGCGTGCAGGCCCGCCAGAAGGCGCTCAACCTGTTCGAGCACGACTTCCGCCTGTGCGACAGCTACGCGGGCGGGCTGCAGGCGGCGGCGCAGGTCCGGTGCCCGACCACCTTCATCCTCGGCAGCCAGGACCAGATGACCTCGCCGCGCCAGGCCGCCGAGCTGGCCGGGGCGCTGAATGCCCGCATCGTCACCCTGAGCGCCGGGCATTCACTGATGGCCGAGGCACCGGATCCGGTTTGGAATGCGGTCCGTCAGGCCCTGAACTGA